The Rhododendron vialii isolate Sample 1 chromosome 3a, ASM3025357v1 nucleotide sequence actgacctcccccgAGGTTCCTGACACAAATAGAGACCTCCCTTTTCTGAAATGTCACTGACCTCCCCTACTTTTGAAACAATTATCAAGATTCCCCCATCTAATTAAATGAGCATAAACAGTGTTAGTCTTGAAGAGAAAAAGACTTAAATGCTCTCTATGGTTAGCACCTCATTTGCCTTATTTGTTTATTTCTATTCCTCCCCTTTATCCATTGCTTTCACTATAAACTGTTAATGGAAGACCACCCTATTCTATATTCTCCATCACAGCCTAATTGAATCAATTGCCTCAAACTTGTTGCAATAAATTTCTGCATAtgtatgataaaaaaaaatcataattttttgcataCACCATGCCAAGTATCCTAGTTTTACCCTAGTTCCATCCCCAATTTCCAATTCCACATACGGGAGGTTTGGCTTAATAACCCTTTTGGATGATTTTTcgtttattcaaatatttttaattttaactttcattagttttgtgttaattttgtaaattattggtttctctcatcaagacgaacTAACAATCCACataaaattaacacaaaactgacaaaagacaaaaaaaaaaaaaaaaaaattgaacaaagacaaaaaaatcgtagctaataaaaaaaaaagcgagCCTCATTAATAAATATcttgcaattttcaaattgctattttttgaataagaaaataGCTATGTTCGGTTTTCTTCTCAaagaaccttttttttaatatctttgaTTGCTTCCTAatttgcattcttttttttaaattgttttataattttgtcaatttcttttcactttttggCTATACCTAAAGCAGTTCTATCtaacaagtgatttttttttttttttgaaaattctaaacaaattCACTAGAATGAAAGGgatactatatatataaacaatcgACATGGCAAGTCAAAATTggctccttttttcttttactttttaaatatatttagacttaatgtacccaaaaagtagagagagagagagagagagagagagagagagagagagagagaggcaaaatttgaaaaacaagttgattaaaggcaaaaaaaaaagtatgaaactCTATATAACTTTTCCCTCTCAAAAACTCAGAAATGAAAACACAACCAAACATATCCTTATGCGCGTTATTTTTCAGTCCGATTACGCGCCAAACATGgtgtgcacagattgtacacAAATGACTTGTAGGGCCCATTTCGGAGTTCCATACAAATAATCCTTCATGTtcataaaattaaattaatttttcgagttgccctacaaaaaatcaactcagttggattattgtaatttttttaatctaattttctaactttttcatttagaatcagaatcatttttcattcagaattcagAATCTTGAttttaaatgaaaagttagtAGATTTGATCAAGAACTTACAGTCATTCGATTTTCGATTGAGCAAATTTTTTACGACGActcaaaaaattgtaaatttaatgaacattcagatcatttgtgtgggacctcgAAGTGGACCCCACAAGTCATCTATGCACGCCATGTTTGTTCGCGTAgtgtttttttaatcattttttgaagtactttgcaTAAAATTAAAGATTTCAACTTTAATAGCAGACTAAAATTTTTGATGGAATATAatataggaaattgattttcacatgcAATaccttttttgatatccacactttcttttttagaattgaaagtgtattttttttttttttgctaaaagacaaaaaagggtgtgtggatataaaaaggagagtgtaaaaatcaattcttaTAATATATACAATGTATAAACAAATAGTTCTATACTATGTGGGTATATATTTGATATAATTATCCGACATACGTATGTATCACATAACATCGATAAACATTAGTGAATGATTTGTCAAAATATTCTTTAGAATAATTTGTGAATAATTTGAATTATCAGGTTctatttacttttcaaaatcataGTGAGAGGGGGTGAATATCAGATTTAGTATGGAAGAAAAGCATTGGCTGTTTGGCCACGGTTGCAAGGGTAATTAGGGGTTTAGGCTTGTAAAATGTGATGACATCATGATTTTCTGGTAAAAACTTAACGGGGACTTCACAGATGGAAAATATtgataattctttcaaaagtaGGGGAGGTTAGTGGCGTTTCAGAAACCTCGAGGGAGGTCTTTGTCTGTGTCAGAAatctcaggggaggtcagtgaaatttacccctttttatttttattttttatctatatAAGTTGTGTTTGTTTGTCTCCCTGTAAAAAGACACTGAAAAGAACCGCTTTTTGGCCTAAtaatcttttgtatttttttttgcatttatgcttcttcttcttcttttttttgacctGCTGTACTGATCTTCGGTCGCAATTGAGTGCTGCCGTAAGTTTCTCTCAAATTAAACACCCATTTCCCTTGATAGACCATAAAAAGTAGTGCAATTTCTTTGTTTACAgctgaaaaaggaaaacaagaacaTCGATTTGAGTATACTAGCAATGAGATTGGCAGAGACAGAGGACGTGAAGTATGAGACCGTGACAACTGCTTTGAAGAAAGCTATTCGATTAAATCGTGCAATCCAGTCAAGTGATGGCCACTGGCCTGCTGAAAATTCCGGTCCCATGTTTTTCACTCCTCCCCTagtaagctctctctctctctccctctctctctctctctctctctctctctctctctctctctctctctctctctctccatatatatatatatatatatatatatatatatatatatatatatatatatatatatcagtccgtctcccgtaaggaccacctcattttaataaaatgcggacctcccttttccgattgaatttcgataatccgagccgctcaatgtgttcagaacgtgattttaagggtaccagcgagaaatcagcaaaaaaaatggccgggaagggcttcatccgagcagtttttgtttgttttttatcaaacggttcaaacaaaaactgctcggatgaagccctttccggtcattttttttgccaatttctcgcgggtacccttaaaatcacgttctgaacacattgagcgggcttggatcatcgaaattcgatcggaaaatagaagaaatgaggaggtccgcattttaactaaaataaagactccctcatttgagactgactgtatatatatatatatacacacacacacacaaacacatgtAAGTACATCAGCAATTGTAGCGGACTGCATAATGGTAGCAAGCATATTAAATACAACAGTTGTACATTGACTAAGGAGCAGAACATGTCAAGGTTTTAAAAGTGGTAGTAGACTGCATGGTGGTGGTAGCGGTACACGTGTAGTGATAGTGAGAGTATCGAATGATATGTAGCGGTAATCGGGTGTAGTGgtcgtaaatttttttttaaaattatttcttGGCACCAGACTATTTAAAGTGGCCATGCATAGCGGTCGTGTAATGGCGTAGCAGGCACCGGCCGATACGGGTGGGCATTTTGGATAGCACCGGCATAGCGGGGTATAGCAGTACTGAAGGTCCAAAAAATTGCTTCGTAGCGGACGGGTTTTAAGTACTCCATGTTATGTGTGCTTTTATCCGATGGGAAGTGAAATCATGTGGCCATTTGATAATTTCCATCCACTCTCCGTTcttcttttggtatttttgtgcgtttttcttgaatttttgttagatttattttacattttcggTCATtcattcgtctcgatgagagtagtttaaaaagtaaaaaaattatgaattactgaggacaaaaaaatatcaaatggctggtatttttgtttttagtgtcattttatataaaaaaaaattcaactacggtctacatttttatactttttctgatttctctcgttgacataaatgattaattccaaaaattaagacgaaagataaaaaataccaaaaaaatttcagacaTAAAATTTAGGGACAACTTGGAAGTCTTTGCTCCCCATTATTGACAGATACCATTCCATTTCAAGTCAAAAaagcaccacctcacccccccaCGCGTAAGCATGTGAAACAGTTGTGGGAGGGGCTGTAGAGTTTAGTCTGAGGTGCGTGCAAGCTCGCCCCGGATATCCTGCATTGGTAACTAAATATCATTAGTTGAGTATACTAATCAGATAGTTTTTTATCCTTTGATTTCAAGCCATCTGAGTGTTCCTATTGAACCAATTAGGagtgttacaatttttttttgcagataaTCATCATGTACATTAGTGGAGCAATCAATACGATTCTAACAGCAGAACACAAAAAGGAGTTGATTCGCTATATTTATCTTCATCAGGTAAGTTCTAGTCCAATTCCCATGAATCTTTGGCATAGAAAATCCAAACTAGTCCAATGTGTATCTAAGCTATTGGCGCAATGTTTGCTATGTAGAACGATGATGGGGGATGGGGATTCTATATAGAAGGCCACAGCACCATGATCGGTTCGGCACTTAGCTATGTTGCCTTGAGATTGCTAGGAGAAGGGCCCGATGATGGAGAAAATGGGGCAATGACCAAAGGCCGGGAGTGGATTCTTGACAATGGTGGTGCAACTGGAATTCCTTCTTGGGGAAAGGTTTATCTTTCGGTATGATGCAACTTTCTTTCAAACTTCAAGGAAAATTTGTGGAAATATGTTCTCTCTTCTTAAGATAAAATTGATGGATTGTTTTGAATCTCTCCTTTTCAGGTGCTAGGTGTGTATGAATGGGCAGGCTGCAATCCTTTGCCTCCAGAGTTCTggctttttccttcatttttcccTTATCATCCAGGTAGCGAAAAGTTGGTTTACTTAATCTTTGTTGAGAGAATCAAATTCATGAGAGTTACGATTTTCTATAGTGTGTCTTTGTACTATTATGTAGCCTGGTCTGATCAACATCTATTTCTTTGATTAGCGAAAATGTGGTGCTATTGTCGCACGTCTTACATGCCCATGTCGTATTTGTATGGGAAGAAATACCATGGGCCGATCACTGATCTAGTCAAGGCATTGAGACAAGAAATTCACACCAAGCCATATGAGGAAATTTGCTGGAACAAAGCGCGACATGACTGTTGTAAGGTTGGTAAAATCTATTGTTGATCGTTTCTGTCTTATGATTCATGTATAAGTTAGGAAATTACAATTCTGATATGTTTATCTCTATTGCAGGAGGATCTCTACTACCCTCATACCTTTGTACAAGACTTACTTTGGGATGGTCTTCATTACTTGACCGAGCCAATTATAACCCATTGGCCCTTCAacaagattagagagagagccatGCAAAAAGCGATTAAGTACATGCATTATGGAGCAGAGAGCAGCAGATACATTACCATAGGATGTGTAGAAAAGGTAATTAAGTCACCTAAACTAGAGAACTTGATTGTAAATCATATTGAAGTTGTTTCTGTTGCAGAGTTTGCACATGATGTGTTGCTGGGCAGAGGACCCAAATGGTGATGAGTTCAAGTACCATCTAGCTAGAGTTCCGGATTACTTGTGGCTTGCCgaagatggaatgaaaatgcaggttagttttttttatgacaatCTCAATTCTGGTTTCGTCAATCTTCATTTAGAGATTGTCGCTCATAATGTAAGCTCGATGTTCCATTTAGGCTCAATTGTCAATTAATCCGGTTGTTTCATTGCAGAGTTTTGGTAGTCAGCTATGGGATTGTGCTTTAGCAACTCAAGCAATTATTGCCAGCAATATGGTAGATGAATACGGCGATTCGCTAAAGAAAGCACATTTTTACATCAAAGAATCACAGGTTCTTTTCTACCATCTGATATGCATGTCTGTGTACATACACAAACACAATTACATAAGTATGGTTaagtttagtgaaatttcaTTTAGCTATTTATACTGTTAAATTGAAGGTCAAAGAAAATCCAGCTGGGGATTTCAAGAGTATGTATCGGCACTTTACTAAAGGATCGTGGACTTTCTCAGATCAAGACCATGGTTGGGGGGTTTCGGATTGCACAGCAGAATCGTTTAAGGTAATCTACATCTGTATTCATCAACACACATATTTGGAGCAATTAAGAAATTAATTGTTCGCCgtaaccaaatttttttcttttgcatgcAGTGTCTACTCTTACTTTCTCAAATGCCTTCTGAAATTGCTGGAGAAAAAGCTGATGTCGAGCGATTGCACGATGCTGTGAATGGGTTGCTTTACTTACAGGTACTACATAGATCATATTATTCATTGCTATTTATAAACTTACTTCACAACTTGGTAATTCATAACTTAACTAACTGAATTATCTaacttctctctccacttagAGCCCTGAAAGTGGTGGGTTTGCAGTATGGGAGCCCCCAATTCCACAACCATATTTACAGGTAATTTTTGGGCTCTACAAAGAGTTATTGTCGCACAAGCCTCCTTTTACGCTCGTTCTTACTAAAGAAGTTCTTAAACAAACcatgtcttttctttctttgttcactTTTAAATAGTGACACACCAATGAAACAATGCGATGGTTTGTCAAATCCTTTTTACAACTTTTTAAACTTCTCAGGATTTGAATCCTTCGGAAATATTTGCTGACATTGTGGTCGAGAAAGAGTAAGAACTTAAACCTTTATTATCTTCGTCATATAGTTTATAAACAATGGCTGGTCCATATAACTAACAATATGATCCTTCTTAGGCATGTTGAGTGCACTGCTTCGATAATCCAAGCTCTTGTGACATTCAAACGCTTGCACCCAGGCCatagagagaaagaaatagaaaccTCAGTGGCGAAAGCAATTCGTTTTCTAGAAGAGATACAATGGCTTGATGGTTCTTGGTGAGTTTTTACTGCTTTCTTTTGGAACAAATAGGAAAACGACTCAAATGTGTACAACCCTATTGGTAGGTACGGATACTGGGGAATTTGTTTCATCTACAGCACATTTTTTGCTCTTGGGGGGtttgcttcggttggaaagaCATACAACAACAGTGAAGCAGTCCGTAGAGCTGTTGGATTTTTGCTTTCAACACAAAACGAAGAAGGGGGTTGGGGTGAAAGCCTTGAATCATGCCCATCTATGGTAACTCCAACACCTAGGTTAATTATGGATCTGATGATATCCTTGGactaaaaagttgaaattgcTAGCTTAATGAATAAGGGGGTTGGGCGACCAATGATATGGTACACGATTCTTGATAAAATTTTCTTGCTCATGTTTAGCGTTTATGTGATACAGAAGTATCAACCGTTGGAAGGGAATCGAACGAATCTGGTACAAACATCATGGGCTATGCTGGGACTTCTTTATGGCGGACAAGTTAGTGATCTTAACATCCGATGTGTTAAATTGCTAGCTTATTCGATCACATTTCATAAGAAAATAAGTTATAGAATGGAGTACTGCAAGTATTTAATTTGCGTCTTCTTTATTAATGTCACCATATATATATTTCCAGGCTCAAAGAGATACGAGACCGCTACATAAAGCAGCAAGGATTTTAATAAACGCGCAAATGGTCGATGGTGATTTCCCTCAGCAGGTAATTTTCATGCCCAGATAGTTTGTGAAACAATACCAAATTAAGTTTGTGTTGTACTACAAAAATTCTTATCTCATCTTCTattctctttgtttgtttgtttttgttcaccataaaacagaaaataaccgGTTGTGTCATGAAGAACTGCATGTTACATTATGCACAATACAGGAACATATTCCCAACGTGGGCGCTCGGAGAATATCGGAAATGTATTTGGCCATCTTCCTAGAAAGTATAAACTCAGGCTCGAAGACCGAGGTTCCACAAATGAAAGCACAGTTCATCTTTTACTATGTAACAACACCAAGCCATCAAAAGAGAGAATTATTATTTCCTCTTTTATGTTGACAAGAAGATACTATAGATGAACAAGAATGCATGGGGTACCTTACTAACACTCATTGCAGCATGATCGCTTTATTTCTgtgtcaaaaataattaataaaacagaataattactatTACCTAAAAGATAGCGTAAGTACTCCAAGTATTGTCCTCAGGGATTACCAATTGCTTCAAttgatttctaaattaattcggaaagagatttgattgtttgatttctaaaattatgaaaactaAATTATCGTAAAGCAATTAAAAAGTAGAgagagtttatgagagaaaagatcaagggtTTCAAATCCATtcgacccgttgtaacaatATTTATGCGATGACAAAGGTTAATTACTCGAATCAATCCGAATATCGTTAGGATTCGCGGATCCACACAATATCGCCTAAATATACTTATGAATCACTTAATAGCATGGAgtatcgccgcctagcacgaaccgtcttactagtacgaCCCGTCTTTATGGCACGGATCATCTAATAGCACGGCGCGTCTTAGGAAGCATAACTCATCTTACTCAGTTATCACAAATAATTAAGAACCGTCgtatgaacgtgcataaaaatcttgaaaatcatgcacaagatttgatagagaaaattaatactgcaaataaatcctcaagtcatacaaccacaattcgaataataaaaatactaaatcaaaataaaaacatcGTTAATCAGAGTTCGAGCTTCATCTACGCCCTACCAGAGGAATTTAGCCGGCCATCAGAAAGTTGGACTTCACAGCCTCTGATTCCTTCTGTTCCCAGCCGTAGTGCCCGGTCTCTCCTCTGCTATGCGTGGCTCTCCTTTTATATATTCATGTTACTGTAGCCGACTGAAGAAAATCCCGCGGTCTCGTACGTGTAAAGCTGTGGGCCATGCCCATTGCTGAGAATGACTTGGGCCTCCTTTCACTTGGTCCAACCATCAGACAAAATAGAAAGTCTTTGGGCCCACCAAAAACATGAATCACTTGTATTGTTTTACTGTCACAAGACCACGCGCACAATAGGAGCATTTTTAAGGCCTATTAAAATGTTAGAACCTCACAATACCAACAATATACAAATTAAGTGTTAAGCTCTGAGTAACAATATCAATGGAcctaacaaagataaattaaggGGCGCATATGTGAATATTTATGCGCCTATTACAGCACAAAATTGGAGATTTATAAGTCAAGTGTACAATTTTATGAGTGGTCCATGGTTCATGCCCTTCCTCGCGACAAGTTTTTTCTGCTTCCAGTTCATCCGAAAAAAGtcaccaaaaaacaaaatactatgTGCTTCTAGAGCTAATTTACCGAAATCGCAtcataaggaaaaaaaattgagagctGAGTGAATGTTTAATATGTTAGAAAATCTACGTTTACCTTTCGTGATGAaccaataaatttaaaatacattaaAATCAGAACTCAAAATTTTTCTGCTGGGGGAGGCGCATCCTCCTGTCCTCCTATCTCCTCGCCCCAGGCGCCTCCTCCTTCCCccttcctctcttctctcttctctccccctcttcttttttcttctcttccccTTTCCCTAGCCTTTCTGCTAGTTTCTTCTCACCGTTGTCCTCTTTGTCGTCCTCTCTGTTTTGTCGCCCGCCGATTACCACTCTTGGTGTAACTGGTTGGCTTAATGGCAAGGTGCGGTCCGGGCTTTGCTTTTgtaggagttttttttattttgacccaacaggtgtttttttttttttttccatcaaacctttggttggattttcCTCCCCTTTCCCCCCCAACTTGATTTATCATTTGTCAATGTTTCCTTAATAAAATtgttgttgataaaaaaaaacctgaaaatCGATGGAATTAAAATAATGATCAAGGCAAGTGTTGCACTCTGTACTTAAAGACAGATTCATCCCTACTATGGTGTTTATTTTTACATAGACGTCCACCTCCACAGAAGAAGCACTACATTTGATGGGTGTGTCACCAAACTTGTATGTTGTAGTACTCTCTCAGATAATAAATCTCCGACTCAACAAAAGTATTGGAAAATCAACCTTTTTGAATTGATTAAGGCTTTGTTTATTAggacataaaatatttttcgataaaatgttttacctatttttcgatgttttgttgtgtaaaaaatgatgaaaatatttaacatgtaaaacattttccattaattggatgaaaatgacttacccttaaatggacctggggggctgctgtcccttcaagggacagcagcgtgTTGTCCCAGCCGAGGGGGCCCCGCTCCGGTCTCACTCCAAAGATCGGaaatgttcacttcgtagagctcgtcgagttgaataagtatgcaaaaaattagtttgatcggatatctttaagtgcctgatcggaacacatataactttcCAATAATGGGTTCTATTAGATGTGATTCattgtttcggatccattcttttcaagacgaAAAGGTTTCaatgagg carries:
- the LOC131321033 gene encoding dammarenediol II synthase-like, which encodes MWKLKIAEGKGPYLFSTNNYVGRQIWEFEPDAGTPEEREAVEQARQEYKDNFKKDRTRAPPCADLLMRMQLKKENKNIDLSILAMRLAETEDVKYETVTTALKKAIRLNRAIQSSDGHWPAENSGPMFFTPPLIIIMYISGAINTILTAEHKKELIRYIYLHQNDDGGWGFYIEGHSTMIGSALSYVALRLLGEGPDDGENGAMTKGREWILDNGGATGIPSWGKVYLSVLGVYEWAGCNPLPPEFWLFPSFFPYHPAKMWCYCRTSYMPMSYLYGKKYHGPITDLVKALRQEIHTKPYEEICWNKARHDCCKEDLYYPHTFVQDLLWDGLHYLTEPIITHWPFNKIRERAMQKAIKYMHYGAESSRYITIGCVEKSLHMMCCWAEDPNGDEFKYHLARVPDYLWLAEDGMKMQSFGSQLWDCALATQAIIASNMVDEYGDSLKKAHFYIKESQVKENPAGDFKSMYRHFTKGSWTFSDQDHGWGVSDCTAESFKCLLLLSQMPSEIAGEKADVERLHDAVNGLLYLQSPESGGFAVWEPPIPQPYLQDLNPSEIFADIVVEKEHVECTASIIQALVTFKRLHPGHREKEIETSVAKAIRFLEEIQWLDGSWYGYWGICFIYSTFFALGGFASVGKTYNNSEAVRRAVGFLLSTQNEEGGWGESLESCPSMKYQPLEGNRTNLVQTSWAMLGLLYGGQAQRDTRPLHKAARILINAQMVDGDFPQQKITGCVMKNCMLHYAQYRNIFPTWALGEYRKCIWPSS